A single window of Candidatus Microthrix subdominans DNA harbors:
- a CDS encoding murein L,D-transpeptidase, which translates to MPTGQTLRSGSRGAAVKSMQSRLGQLGFFVSADGSYGSNTYHAVMAFQKFYGLGRDGVAGPQTLRHINLVGRPNARSRSGRVIEVDLARQVVLLVDGGYVHSVFNASTGDASHRTPRGKYRIFRQINGLRVSPLGKLWRPKYFNGGIALHGSPSVPAYAASHGCVRLTNPEIDFLWGTAWGRIGTTVWVY; encoded by the coding sequence GTGCCCACCGGCCAGACGCTGCGCAGCGGCTCGAGAGGCGCTGCGGTCAAGTCGATGCAATCCCGACTTGGCCAACTCGGCTTTTTTGTGTCGGCCGACGGCTCCTACGGGTCCAACACCTACCACGCCGTCATGGCGTTCCAGAAGTTCTACGGTCTAGGGCGAGACGGGGTCGCCGGACCCCAAACCCTGCGCCACATCAACCTGGTCGGTCGTCCCAACGCCCGCAGCCGCTCGGGCCGGGTGATCGAGGTCGACCTGGCCCGCCAGGTCGTGCTGCTGGTCGACGGTGGCTACGTCCATTCCGTGTTCAATGCGTCGACCGGCGATGCCAGCCACCGCACGCCCCGTGGCAAATACCGCATTTTCCGTCAAATCAACGGCCTACGAGTCTCACCGCTCGGCAAGCTGTGGCGTCCGAAGTATTTCAACGGTGGCATCGCCCTCCACGGCTCGCCGTCGGTTCCCGCCTACGCCGCCAGCCACGGATGCGTACGGCTGACCAACCCGGAGATCGACTTCCTCTGGGGCACAGCTTGGGGCCGCATCGGCACAACGGTGTGGGTCTACTGA